A genome region from Anastrepha obliqua isolate idAnaObli1 chromosome 4, idAnaObli1_1.0, whole genome shotgun sequence includes the following:
- the LOC129243553 gene encoding phenoloxidase 2-like, which yields MADQKNLLLLFDRPIEPIFVQKGQAAVFDVPDNFLTDRYRPISNEVQSRFAEKVEQRIPVRAITIPDLRVPMSLPRDAQFSLFIPAHRRMAGHLIDIFMGASSIDDLQSVAVYARDRLNPYLFNYALSVTLLHRKDTRGLNIPPLVQNFPDKFVDSRIFRQVREEVFVVPDGSRRPIIIPSDYTASDLDPEHRLWYFREDIGVNLHHWHWHLVYPFEAGDRAIVNKDRRGELFYYMHEQILARYNLERFSNNLARVLRFNNLRDPIEEAYFPKMDSLVASRSWPPRFKDTKLSDLNRPLDQIQMDVSDLERWSDRILNAIAKGFVTDKSGNQVPLDEVRGIDILGNLIESSILSPNRATYGDLHNMGHVFISYSHDPDHRHLESFGVMGDSTTAMRDPVFYRWHAYIDSIFQEHKTRLTPYTLPELNYPGVSVTRVQVLSSGSRSNVLKTYWKQSIVDLSGGLDFVRRGDVFARFTHLQHTPFTYTININNEGEAHRHGTVRIFLGPKRDETHKEMLFKDQRLLMVELDNFDVFLRPGQNTIRRRCSESSVIIPFKQTFRNLNKFRPGEGIADKLEFCGCGWPEHMLIPKGLPEGLCCELFVMVSSYDHDKIKRWSSCKDAPSYCGLRDSLYPDRRAMGYPFDRLARSGVENLAQFLTPNMKVVDVEVRHEERTEQLDYEN from the exons ATGGCTGACCAAAAGAATCTGCTGTTGCTCTTCGATCGTCCTATCGAACCCATTTTCGTGCAGAAGGGACAAGCTGCAGTGTTCGATGTGCCCGACAATTTCCTCACGGATCGCTATCGTCCCATCAGCAATGAGGTTCAAAGTCGTTTCGCTGAAAAGGTAGAGCAACGTATTCCCGTTCGAGCTATAACTATTCCGGATCTGCGTGTACCTATGTCACTACCCCGAGATGCACAATTTTCTCTTTTCATTCCGGCTCATCGTCGTATGGCTGGCCACCTGATTGACATTTTCATGGGTGCGTCCTCCATTGACGATCTTCAGAGTGTTGCTGTGTATGCTCGCGATCGTTTGAATCCGTATTTGTTCAATTATGCACTGTCAGTGACGCTTCTACATCGTAAGGACACCAGAGGGCTGAACATTCCGCCCCTTGTACAGAACTTCCCCGACAAGTTCGTAGACTCCCGTATTTTCCGTCAGGTTCGAGAAGAAGTCTTCGTTGTTCCTGATGGGTCACGTAGGCCAATTATTATTCCAAGCGATTACACTGCTTCCGACTTAGATCCCGAACATCGGCTTTGGTATTTCCGTGAAGATATTGGCGTTAACCTCCACCATTGGCATTGGCATTTGGTGTATCCCTTTGAAGCCGGCGATCGTGCCATTGTGAACAAAGATCGTCGTGGTGAACTCTTCTACTATATGCATGAACAAATATTGGCTCGGTATAACTTGGAACGCTTCAGCAATAATCTGGCTCGAGTTTTGCGTTTCAACAACTTGCGCGATCCCATAGAGGAAGCGTATTTCCCCAAAATGGACTCATTGGTGGCTAGTCGCTCTTGGCCACCACGATTTAAAGATACAAAATTGTCAGACCTAAACCGACCATTGGATCAAATTCAAATGGATGTAAGTGACTTGGAGCGCTGGAGCGATCGTATACTTAATGCTATAGCGAAAGGCTTTGTCACTGAT AAAAGTGGCAATCAGGTACCACTGGACGAAGTTCGTGGTATTGATATTTTGGGCAACCTGATTGAATCATCTATTCTTTCTCCAAACCGGGCCACGTATGGTGATTTACACAATATGGGCCACGTGTTCATTTCATATTCTCACGATCCCGATCATCGTCATTTGGAGTCCTTTGGCGTAATGGGGGATTCCACCACTGCCATGCGAGATCCCGTTTTCTACAGATGGCACGCATACATCGACAGTATCTTCCAGGAACACAAAACTCGTCTCACGCCATACACTCTACCAGAGCTAAACTACCCGGGTGTGTCTGTCACTCGTGTACAAGTACTTTCTAGTGGAAGTCGATCTAATGTTCTTAAAACATATTGGAAACAATCAATTGTTGACCTATCAGGTGGATTGGACTTTGTGCGACGTGGCGATGTGTTTGCTCGCTTCACTCATCTTCAACATACTCCATTCACCTACACAATCAACATCAATAACGAAGGTGAAGCTCATCGTCACGGTACAGTGCGAATCTTTTTGGGACCGAAAAGAGATGAGACCCATAAGGAAATGCTTTTCAAAGATCAACGTTTGCTGATGGTAGAATTAGACAACTTTGATGTCTTTC TAAGGCCTGGCCAAAATACCATTCGACGCCGATGCTCTGAGTCCAGTGTTATCATTCCCTTCAAGCAAACCTTCCGCAATTTAAACAAATTCCGACCGGGAGAAGGTATCGCTGATAAGTTAGAATTCTGTGGTTGTGGATGGCCTGAGCATATGCTCATCCCGAAAGGTTTGCCCGAAGGTCTTTGCTGCGAATTGTTTGTTATGGTATCCAGTTATGATCACGATAAG ATCAAGCGGTGGTCTTCGTGCAAAGATGCGCCATCTTACTGTGGCCTGCGTGATAGTCTCTATCCAGACCGTCGTGCTATGGGGTATCCATTTGACCGCCTCGCTCGCTCTGGTGTTGAAAACCTAGCCCAATTCCTGACTCCGAATATGAAGGTCGTAGATGTGGAAGTGCGTCACGAAGAGCGCACTGAACAACTCGATTACGAGAACTAA